CCAAATAaagtcccgtcgcgatataaccttgaatggttgaaaacgacgttaaacaccaaataaagaaagaaatgactAAATAAAGCGTTATTCCTGCATACGTAATGATGTGTATCTTATAATCAGGATAACAAGAATATTTACCTTTCAGCGACGAAGGTTTGGTTTTGGACTTCTTTGGTGTTCCCTGTGTATCTTCAACGTAGATACTTCTGTCCCTCTTCACTTCAGGGACTGTCTTTGATTCAGGGCTTTTCTTTGTTTCGGGAGGCATTGTCAACCGTTCGCGAACTGCAATATTGGTCGCAATGGGTGCATGAATAAAGtagtaaaacaaaatgttaactACGTAGTATCaagaaaacaaatcgcgtgCCTTCCttccaagtgtgtgtgtgtgtgtgtgtgtgtgtgtgtgtgtgtgtgtgtgtgtgtgtgtgtgtgtgtgtgtgtgtgtgtgtgtgtatgagtatgtgggaggggggggggcgagaattatctctctttctcttcctctgtctctctcaggctCTGCTCCAATCTACCCCCTCCTCTACCTCTCTATTATACCATTCTCAGTTTTCTCGAGTTAACTGTCGTTGAGCTGACAAATCTGTTATGATTCCCGAAATAAAACTTAAAAGTCTCTCATCGCCCCAAGCGCTACACAGTTCAGGTTGGGTTTCttaattatgtgaccacacaccatgaatattttaaaagtaaacgtttgagcgcttggtgactcaaattgaaaacggctgtgttttgagtgggcCATTCAGACTGTAATTATTCTTGTTACGCCTTCTGCGCCACTCATAATTGTCATCCTACATTTCGCCCCTGAGTGGTATAGAGATACCGATTTAAAATTTAGCCGAGAGCAACAGAGTTAGTGTTGGGTGTTAGatagatgacaacacacacgaggaaggtcttagaattagtgtttgagcgttctatttttcaaatctaaaTGTTTTGTTTGGTACCCATTTTAGGCGGTGATATTCTCAAACGggcagtgttttttttttaatgtaatgCGAAGTGTGTTCGCCCTTTATGGCACAGAACGTGCATGCGTTTGCTAGAATAAAGGattgacttcctcaatccaacgggTTTAATCTATTTTGACGAATGGCTTACCATGaaaactaaatacatgtagagAACAATGACGAATGCAAATCTGAACTCCTGACACAGGAGAGATGTGCgaagcaaaccgctcgctgattacAATTCATTTAAGTATTTGCCaaagtttcggagcagttttgaacaaatcattgGAGGCGTTTCTAAATTACATTACAGCGAATGCAGGCTGTATGTATCACAGTGGATATATACTAACCATCGTTTGATGGACTTGGAGCACGGACTTCAGTGACCTGGAACAGAGAAAGCATAGGTGCAACTAAGCGGAATAAAATGCAcacagaggaagaagaagaaaactaaCAACATTATTATCGGTTAAGCACAAAAGGAACAAGGATGGCAAGACTGAGAATATGACTCCACTGGCAAGTCATAACTGAACTGCCAAACAGTAAGCAGATAATGCACCTTTTGCTAATAAGCAAATAAGCATGGAATGCTTTATACACCTCAATATCCGTGAAAATCATTACGAATACGCAAATTTACTATTATTCTGTTGGCGACTTTGGATTTTACAACTGAAGATCACAATCATCATTCAAGACATTTCCCATTGGTTGCTCCATACATCTCTGAATACCAGTCAATCTTTACATCAACTAACGTTTTTTCCAGGCACGTCGATACGATCCTCTGCCAATCTGGTAGGAGTCTGTTGGGTGAAATGATCCTTTCTTACTGTCGCTGCATAAGAACAGGATATTTGACAGCGTTCATGTACTTTCCACGGATCATCTTTTTTCCTCAGGTTTGAGAATGTGAAACCGCAATAGAAACACCGCACGCTGTCACCAGTACCTTTAAAAGAGTGGGAACAGATTATTTGACAATATGTATTGTACAGTGTTGTTCAGATTCGAAATAGATGGTTAGATGTGCCCTCTCTAACAAAGATTATGACACGGTATTGTCCCTTTTTGATTTGCTGGAACGCTTTccatgtttgtttctttgtttgttagtttgattgttttttcatttttctgttCAAATAACTCTTCTTTGCAGAGTTATGTTGAAGATTGAGTAAGCAATGTTCTCagtctttgttttgtcatagTAGTGACTCTAAAACTGTACAGAGGTCTACAAAACATTCCTAACAAACGAGGATCATGAAAAGCTAATCGTGTCTTTGGGTTCGAAGGACCAAGCTAATAACAAAAGTACAATGTGGTCCatgaagtgtttttgttttgtttagtgttcattttttctctcaattttaACAACTAATATGGCACCGTTGTGACCTTCAAAGGCAAAGATTGAGGTTCACCTGAAGCAGTAACTTAGCAAGGTTCAAAGACCTCCCAGAAAACGATAGCTTTCAGAACATGACCCCGTTGTTAATTTCAGACTTAACAAGGGTCAACCAGATATTCACTATGCTTGAACGTGATTCAAACCGGGAATTGTGTTAAGCATATATCTCCAGCTTCCAAAGGTTCAAGGGAATGATAACTGTCCACGTTTTGATTGGAACACGACCCCGCTATTACAAGGGTAACCAACATTTTCTTGTATCTGAAAACCATCGTATCCTGTCAACTAAAgtagtttcaaagctctagcctCCAATCAATGCCACAAGTAACCCTGCATGTTAATTTGTGTTTTGTCATTATATGCTAATGCTGCTGAATCTAGCTACAAGCTCTCCTGCTTGCTCAAATGAGTGGAAAACTGATCACTTTTTAGCAGTGTCTTATCAAAGAAAATTGTAACTACAGCGCACAACCAGTATATTTCATCGAAATGattaaacaaaatacaaaaacaaaaactgtcaaatgaaatcaattTATTTTTCTCAACATATCTTATTGCTTGGAATGTACATGTgtatagaaagagagagagcgacaacttcacaaaacaagagagagagagagagagagagagagagagagagagagagagagagagagagagagagagagagagagagatagagagagagagagagagattgagagagagagagagaaagagagagagagagagagagagagagagagagagagagagcgccaGCCAGCCAACACGAAGACAGTCAACTCACCCGTGTAATAAAACCCTGCCCTAGCCAGTGACTGTGGATCTGGAGCATCTGTGCCCATCCAcccagagaaagagacaaccCTGGCAGTCAACGCAACGTGCGCGGGACTGGCTGTTCCACTCATGGTGAGGCTGCTCAGGTCGTCATCGCTGTGTTCAGGCGTGTTATTACAAGGTGTTTGGGCGTTGCTCTGATGTTGAGATGTTTCACATGCTTCTCTTCCAGGGTGTGAATTCAGGACGTGCTCTGTAAATCTCTGCTGATCGGAAACTTCGGCTGAACTATTGTGTTGAGTATTTGTTTCAAGTTCAGGGTTGCTGTGTGAAGTGTTACTATTTCTTTCATAGACCAtgcttgtttcttttctttcacctgaaaacaaaccaaaattgtaaacaGTGCTTTGTCCTGATCTATTGGTAAAATGAAATCACAATCAAATTGTCAATGAAAAGTAAGAACTCATCTGAGGGTGTGTTTTTCCATGTGGAAAAGAGTTGGCGGCCGATAACGTATACACAGTTTACAAGTTAAGAACTTTGTTTTAATGTATCTTAAACACAGTCTGCTACAATATGTTTGCTGCAATATATGTCTTCCCTAAAATAATTAAAAGTGTATGACGAAAAAATATCAACATTGCGCTTGCATACACatgatatgttaaaaaaaaaaacagttgtAAACTATAGTTATATACATACCGTCTCTTAGTTGACTCAGAGAAGAGACTGTCATATCCTGGAACGTACAGAAAGCATAAGAAAAAGTGAGACAATTACTTGGAGAAACTAAAGTAAGctatatatgtattatgtgcTCCCCAAAATATGTACTTATCTTCATATTGCTCCCAATGATGTTGATTGACCAGATGGACATTAAATGTTTACGGGCAGTATAGTTAAGACCCTGACATTTATGGGGATATCTATTTCAATTTTTGATGTACATTGGTCAATGTACTGCGAGTCAAGAATTTAAACTGAACGGCGGTCGATTTTCGTCCGGATCGGCGGTATGCGTACGGCGTGTTTTGTAAGAGGAACTTTCAAAAACTACTGGACGTCAGGAGGTCAAATTCGATCTCACGGGGAGTGAAAAAAACAAGACTATTGCTGATAAAAGGCATGGACGCCGAACCTAAATGTTACGAGGATGTTCAAGCAAAGACGtgtagataaaaaaaaacatcttcAACCGAGTGGGTGCTGTTTTGAGAACAATAGCAAGCCCAGCGCCTTTGTTGCTATTAGTTATCTAAGATTTGCATTGTGTGTAGACATTGGTTTAGTTTTTGTGTAATATCAACAACTTATCAACCGGAAGTGTAGAAGCTAAAATGTCTTGTAGGAGCCAGTGCATACGAATCTTCATGATGATGTTCGAAAGTGTGAATCGTGTCATGCTTCAACTGTGAACGTAGGCATGTATAATGTATAATGTACAATGGCATGTTCACTGGTTTTCGAAACCCTCAGCAGAGATGGGCAACACGTTACTCAGTAGTTTCTGAATAGCACTTGTCCTTTGTCAATGTCCATCCAGTTTGAAAGCCTCGTGCATACCACCAATTTTGTTGGAAAATGAACGTTGGTCATTTCAGATTTCTGACAAGAAGAACATGTATAAATAGCATTCAAATGGATATCATTATAACATTCAAGATATGTTCTATGTTGCAACTAAATTTGAATGCAAATTAggtctgaaaaaaaaattggaagcAGAAAAAATAGCTGCCTTATTACATTATTTAGACTAACCTGTCGTCCCTAATTAAccccaagaaaaaaaagaagacagtaGAAAAAATGCTCGGATACTCGCATGtgcattttgtgcgtgtgtgttcgcatgtacatgtatatacaaTAATATGTGTTcttttgcgcgcgcgcgcgcgcgtgtgtgtgtgtgtgtgtgtgtgtgtgtgtgtgtgtgtgtttgtatgtgtgtgtgtgtgagtgtgtgtgtatgtgtgtgtatgtgtgtgtgtgtgtgtgtgtgtgtgtgtgtgtgtgtgtgtgtgtgtgtgtgtgtttgtttgtgatcaGTTTAGAGGTGGTTCCTTTACATATTTTCTTACTACTAGGTAAACTTTACATGGACTTACGTCTAGTTTAGGCGATACGACTCGCTCCTCAGTTTGTCGAATAGGGCTATGTGGGGTAAAATGGTGTTCCTTGACAGACTTTGCATAGTTGCAGGATATATGACATCGTTCATGCATCTCCAAGGGATTTTCATTTCTGTTCACGTTATAGAATGTGCAGCCGCAATAGAAACACCGCACACTGTCTCCAGTACCTGTAAAAAAAAGTGCAAAGGATTTAGAGATAATATATGTTACATAATGCAATCCAGATAGATTTGGTCGTGGGTTGGAATCCCAGCCGCGGCGGTCTGGTGGataaagggtggagatttttccgatctcccatgtcaacgtatgtgcagacatgctagtgccttattccccttcgtgtgtacacgctagcacaagaccaagtgctcaaggacaatatcctgtaatccgtGCCAGAGTTCGTtcgttgggttatagaaacacgaaaataccaagcatgcatacCCCGAAACCGGCATTAGGCTGCATACAAGTAATTGcgggataaaaaaaaacaccggtCATACACCTAACAACCAAACCGTGTACATTacgagtgtacgtgagagtttcTCAGTCAGTCAACGAAGTAGAAGCagactaacaacaacaacagagaacGAAGGAGATACGGATAGAGAGAGCaagaacgggggggggggggggggagggagtgggAAATAGGGACGAAGGAGgagagagggacacacacagagaatacAAAAATGGTCAACTCACCCATGTAGACAAATTCTGCCCTGGCCAGCGACAGTGGATCTGGAGCatctgagatagagagagagagagagagagagagagagagagagagagagagagagagagagagagagagagagagagagcgccaGCCAGCCAACACGAAGACAGTCAACTCACCCATGTAGTAAAACCCTGCCCTGGCCATTGACTGTGGATCTGGAGCATCTGTGCCCATCCACACAGAGAAGGAGACAACCCTGGCATTCAACGCAACGTGTGCA
The sequence above is a segment of the Littorina saxatilis isolate snail1 linkage group LG3, US_GU_Lsax_2.0, whole genome shotgun sequence genome. Coding sequences within it:
- the LOC138961116 gene encoding baculoviral IAP repeat-containing protein 3-like → MGSEVSLVTEAPVALEGRETSIDRGKTISIYISNPQPEPNTQDNGSTEVSDQHCLTNYAPEYGPQQARETCETSIQQSNARTPGDSTPEHSDDDLSSLTMNGTTSPAHVALNARVVSFSVWMGTDAPDPQSMARAGFYYMGTGDSVRCFYCGCTFYNVNRNENPLEMHERCHISCNYAKSVKEHHFTPHSPIRQTEERVVSPKLDDMTVSSLSQLRDGERKETSMVYERNSNTSHSNPELETNTQHNSSAEVSDQQRFTEHVLNSHPGREACETSQHQSNAQTPCNNTPEHSDDDLSSLTMSGTASPAHVALTARVVSFSGWMGTDAPDPQSLARAGFYYTGLLVALIGG